Proteins co-encoded in one Dyella japonica A8 genomic window:
- a CDS encoding NnrU family protein codes for MALLILGLVLFLGVHSIRIFANDWRTSQRARLGENRWKGLYSLVSIVGFVLIVWGFGLARQQPVVLYVPPLALRHLNALFTLLAFVLVAAAYVPANHLKARLGHPMLAGVKVWAFGHLLATGMLHDVLLFGAFLLWAVVDFVSARRRDRADGVVYPAGTVKGDAIVLVAGIVLWAVFAFWLHGWLIGVNPMG; via the coding sequence ATGGCGTTGCTGATCCTCGGTCTGGTGTTGTTTCTCGGCGTCCACTCCATCCGCATCTTTGCCAACGACTGGCGCACCAGCCAGCGCGCGCGGCTCGGCGAGAACCGCTGGAAAGGCCTTTATTCGCTGGTATCCATCGTCGGCTTCGTGCTGATCGTGTGGGGCTTCGGCCTCGCCCGCCAGCAGCCGGTCGTGCTGTATGTCCCGCCACTGGCCCTGCGCCATCTCAATGCGCTTTTCACGCTGCTGGCCTTTGTCCTCGTCGCGGCGGCCTATGTGCCGGCCAACCACCTCAAGGCCAGGCTCGGGCATCCCATGCTGGCGGGCGTGAAAGTCTGGGCGTTCGGCCATCTGCTGGCCACCGGCATGCTGCATGACGTGCTGCTGTTTGGCGCCTTCCTGCTGTGGGCCGTCGTGGATTTCGTGAGCGCCCGGCGCCGCGACCGGGCGGACGGCGTGGTCTACCCGGCGGGCACCGTGAAGGGCGATGCCATCGTCCTCGTGGCTGGCATCGTGCTTTGGGCGGTGTTCGCGTTCTGGCTGCACGGGTGGCTGATCGGCGTGAACCCGATGGGGTGA
- a CDS encoding DUF938 domain-containing protein: MEKPSAPSCERNRDPILEVLRSAFADRRQVLEIGSGTGQHAVHFAAAMPWLQWQCTDREENLPGIRLWLDEAALSNTPPPVVLDVSGAWPAGHYDAVFSANTLHIMGWDEVEQLFGHLAAVTAEGARLAIYGPFNYGGQYTSQSNAAFDQWLQARGMHMRIRDAEAVDALAEVAGFDLIDDVTMPANNRLRIWQRNR; this comes from the coding sequence GTGGAAAAGCCCAGCGCACCTTCGTGCGAACGCAATCGCGACCCCATCCTCGAGGTATTGCGCAGCGCGTTCGCTGATCGCCGGCAGGTGCTGGAGATCGGCAGCGGCACCGGTCAGCACGCCGTGCATTTCGCCGCCGCCATGCCGTGGCTGCAGTGGCAATGCACGGATCGCGAGGAAAATCTGCCCGGCATCCGCCTGTGGCTGGACGAGGCCGCGCTGTCGAACACGCCGCCCCCGGTCGTGCTGGACGTGAGCGGAGCATGGCCTGCGGGCCACTACGACGCGGTGTTCAGCGCCAACACCCTGCACATCATGGGCTGGGACGAGGTGGAGCAGCTGTTCGGGCATCTCGCCGCGGTGACCGCCGAAGGCGCGAGGCTGGCCATCTACGGCCCGTTCAATTACGGCGGGCAGTACACCAGCCAGAGCAACGCCGCGTTCGACCAGTGGCTGCAGGCACGCGGCATGCATATGCGCATCCGCGACGCCGAAGCGGTGGATGCGCTGGCCGAAGTGGCCGGTTTCGACCTGATCGACGACGTCACCATGCCTGCCAACAACCGCCTGCGGATCTGGCAGCGCAACCGCTAA
- a CDS encoding YchJ family protein, which translates to MRPYVQAIDTLTPCPCGNNDGYSRCCGLLHEGGVATTAEQLMRSRYSAYVLKREAYLLDTWHHSTRPAHLKLATQQPAPTWLGLTVKRHESEGDSAIVEFVARLRYGGGKAQRMHEISRFVREDGRWFYVDGEFPEKSGD; encoded by the coding sequence ATGCGACCTTACGTGCAAGCCATCGATACGCTCACGCCCTGCCCCTGCGGCAACAATGACGGCTACTCCCGCTGTTGCGGCCTTCTGCACGAGGGCGGCGTGGCGACCACGGCCGAGCAGTTGATGCGTTCCCGCTATAGCGCCTATGTGCTCAAGCGTGAGGCTTACCTGCTGGACACCTGGCACCACAGCACGCGCCCGGCGCACCTCAAGCTGGCGACGCAACAACCGGCGCCGACCTGGCTGGGCCTGACCGTGAAGCGGCACGAAAGCGAGGGCGACAGCGCCATCGTCGAATTCGTGGCGCGGCTGCGCTACGGCGGTGGCAAGGCACAACGCATGCATGAAATCAGCCGCTTCGTGCGCGAGGATGGCCGCTGGTTCTACGTGGATGGCGAATTTCCGGAGAAGTCCGGCGACTGA
- a CDS encoding NRDE family protein produces the protein MCVIAFAWLAHPRWRLVLIGNRDEFHARPSLPLARWDMPAILAGKDLEAGGTWLGVTDDGRCSVVTNVRDPRDPQLGRSRGLLSLDYLAGHDDAVAHAKALLGTAADYRPFNLLTFDATHAFYIGNRPDSRAQSLEPGVHGLSNADLNTPWPKTRALMRHLEAWVAAGHDDEFGPLFEALADPRGYPDDQLPDTGVGLERERWLSSAFIRGDRYGTRASTVVAIGHDGRGVVVERRFGPNGHEEGETALPFSP, from the coding sequence ATGTGTGTGATTGCATTTGCCTGGCTTGCGCACCCGCGCTGGCGCCTGGTGTTGATCGGCAACCGCGATGAATTCCACGCGCGCCCCAGCCTGCCGCTGGCGCGCTGGGACATGCCCGCCATCCTTGCCGGCAAGGACCTGGAAGCCGGCGGCACCTGGCTGGGCGTGACCGACGATGGCCGTTGCAGCGTGGTGACCAACGTGCGCGATCCACGCGATCCGCAACTGGGGCGCTCGCGCGGCCTGCTGTCGCTCGACTATCTGGCCGGGCATGACGATGCCGTGGCGCATGCCAAGGCGCTATTGGGCACGGCGGCGGACTATCGGCCCTTCAACCTGCTGACCTTCGACGCCACCCACGCGTTCTATATCGGCAACCGACCGGATTCGCGGGCGCAATCGCTGGAGCCAGGCGTACACGGGCTTTCCAATGCCGACTTGAACACGCCTTGGCCGAAGACGCGGGCGCTGATGCGGCATCTGGAGGCGTGGGTCGCCGCCGGGCACGACGATGAGTTCGGGCCTTTGTTCGAAGCGTTGGCCGATCCCCGCGGTTATCCGGACGACCAGCTGCCCGATACCGGCGTGGGGCTGGAGCGCGAGCGCTGGCTGTCGTCCGCGTTCATTCGCGGCGACCGCTACGGAACGCGCGCAAGCACGGTGGTCGCGATAGGCCATGACGGGCGCGGCGTGGTGGTGGAACGGCGGTTTGGGCCGAATGGGCATGAGGAAGGCGAGACGGCGCTTCCGTTTTCGCCCTGA
- a CDS encoding methylglyoxal synthase yields the protein MRLGLAANQLHHAHANAALFRWLHACEAGIRELELGLHAVGRTYDAIHRAGYLERYLPLRRYPYGREGGLMKLVAEVVGLGPDRVLDGAIYLIDPVDPSSIFPEAIALKRQCVIHGKPFISTVATARDWIEMERIHAGFAPDVGADLFYDLGQQTLALIAHDAMKPQMLAYAAEHFDVLSRFAHRVGTGTTGQRLNELAWSRGWPADQAWVERYQSGPMGGDAQIADLVLERRCQRVIFFEDPHVARQHEADIQLLERAVTTRTEDAVCMTSPKVAARWAAAVTLRSGG from the coding sequence ATGCGTCTTGGCCTCGCCGCCAATCAGCTGCACCATGCCCATGCCAATGCGGCCCTGTTTCGCTGGCTGCATGCGTGCGAAGCCGGCATCCGGGAACTGGAGCTGGGCCTGCATGCGGTGGGACGTACCTACGATGCCATCCATCGCGCGGGCTATCTGGAGCGCTACCTGCCGCTTCGCCGTTATCCCTACGGCCGCGAGGGCGGACTGATGAAACTGGTGGCCGAAGTGGTGGGGCTGGGGCCTGACCGCGTGCTCGACGGCGCCATCTACCTGATCGATCCGGTCGATCCTTCCTCGATCTTTCCCGAGGCCATCGCGCTCAAGCGCCAGTGCGTGATCCACGGCAAGCCCTTCATCTCCACCGTGGCGACCGCGCGTGACTGGATCGAGATGGAGCGTATCCATGCGGGTTTCGCACCCGATGTGGGCGCAGACCTCTTCTACGACCTGGGCCAGCAGACGCTCGCACTGATCGCGCATGACGCGATGAAGCCGCAGATGCTCGCCTACGCGGCCGAGCATTTCGACGTGCTGTCGCGCTTCGCGCATCGCGTGGGCACCGGCACCACCGGCCAGCGCCTCAACGAGCTGGCATGGAGCCGCGGCTGGCCGGCGGACCAGGCATGGGTGGAGCGTTACCAGAGCGGCCCGATGGGCGGCGATGCGCAGATCGCCGACCTGGTGCTCGAACGCCGCTGCCAGCGGGTGATCTTCTTCGAGGATCCGCACGTGGCGCGCCAGCACGAGGCCGACATCCAGCTGCTCGAGCGCGCCGTCACCACGCGCACCGAGGACGCCGTGTGCATGACCTCACCCAAGGTCGCCGCACGCTGGGCGGCTGCCGTGACATTGCGGTCCGGCGGCTGA